In a single window of the Verrucomicrobiia bacterium genome:
- a CDS encoding ABC transporter permease has protein sequence MKRHFREWSIAAALGLVLLGLALVAPSFYERQPLLSLLASESPSLVVACGMALVILARQIDISVGSQFAVCSVCAGLLAATHWPLGLVLLASVAIGVVMGALNGFLVAGLGLPSIVVTLATMVSWRKALEWQRQGQFVNLPDGTQWFGLTQVQGQLALVAAALGLVILLSMAMSCLAAGRFVYAVGSDAEAARLAGLRPRLVTFGVFVLIGALTGAAALMNMVQSPQVDPKSGTGLELKVIAAVVVGGVAITGGRGNLWGVFVGVLLLACISPALVHLHVEAYWERAIQGGIILLAVVADGLRGRKQTNESIGFG, from the coding sequence GTGAAACGGCATTTTCGTGAATGGTCGATTGCGGCGGCGCTCGGGCTGGTGCTGCTTGGGCTGGCGCTTGTTGCCCCCTCATTTTATGAACGGCAACCGTTGCTGTCGCTCCTGGCCAGTGAGTCTCCATCCCTTGTCGTCGCCTGCGGGATGGCCCTTGTTATTCTGGCGCGGCAAATTGATATTTCTGTCGGGTCCCAATTTGCTGTGTGCAGTGTCTGCGCCGGATTGCTGGCAGCAACGCATTGGCCGTTGGGGTTGGTGCTGTTGGCGTCCGTGGCCATCGGAGTTGTCATGGGGGCGCTGAACGGGTTTTTGGTGGCCGGGCTGGGACTGCCCTCGATTGTGGTGACGCTGGCTACAATGGTCAGTTGGCGCAAGGCCCTCGAGTGGCAACGTCAGGGCCAATTCGTCAACTTGCCCGATGGGACGCAGTGGTTCGGCCTGACCCAGGTTCAAGGCCAGCTTGCCCTGGTAGCAGCGGCTTTGGGCCTGGTGATTCTTTTGAGCATGGCCATGAGCTGCCTGGCGGCGGGCCGTTTCGTTTATGCCGTCGGCAGCGACGCCGAGGCAGCGCGCCTGGCAGGGCTCCGTCCGCGTCTGGTAACCTTTGGCGTATTTGTTCTCATAGGCGCTCTGACCGGGGCCGCAGCGCTGATGAACATGGTACAGTCGCCGCAGGTTGATCCGAAATCGGGCACTGGCCTGGAACTCAAAGTCATCGCCGCAGTTGTGGTGGGGGGCGTGGCCATTACCGGCGGACGGGGGAACCTGTGGGGCGTTTTTGTGGGTGTGTTATTGCTGGCCTGCATCAGTCCGGCGCTGGTTCATTTGCATGTCGAGGCCTACTGGGAACGGGCTATTCAGGGGGGGATAATTTTGCTCGCGGTGGTTGCTGACGGCCTGCGCGGGCGGAAACAAACAAATGAAAGCATTGGATTTGGGTAA
- a CDS encoding ABC transporter permease, with protein sequence MKALDLGKRGVARLAWPQGWKRFLLRHETWLLLIVILECLYFNAVGRRFGTLENSYDILRHSVEIGLLALAMTPVIFAGGIDLSVGSLLGLCAILFGKLWRDAHVPIGLAALSTPCIGAAAGLLNAWLITRLRLPPLIVTLGTFSLFRGLAEAITHGVDTFTGFPDSFLRLGQGQILGVPAQAPLFIVVTILLWLLVHRTTFGRSWRAIGLSPEGARYSGIPVSRRIGMSYVLTGAMAGLAAVIYTSRLGQARADAGVGYELYAITAVVLGGTSIFGGVGSMHGTLLGIAAIAILDNGLVHALQPREFAGLLTGALLLLALSGSVLAKKIALVRAARYTSASETQSPAQ encoded by the coding sequence ATGAAAGCATTGGATTTGGGTAAAAGGGGCGTTGCTCGCCTGGCATGGCCGCAGGGATGGAAACGATTCCTGCTGCGCCACGAGACATGGCTGCTGCTGATCGTGATCCTGGAGTGTCTTTACTTCAACGCCGTTGGACGCCGATTCGGCACCTTGGAGAACAGTTACGACATCCTGAGGCATTCGGTTGAAATCGGGCTATTGGCGCTGGCGATGACGCCGGTAATCTTTGCGGGCGGGATCGATCTGTCGGTGGGCTCGTTATTGGGGTTATGCGCTATCCTGTTTGGCAAACTCTGGCGCGACGCCCATGTCCCCATCGGCTTAGCCGCCCTGTCCACACCCTGCATTGGCGCCGCCGCAGGCCTTTTGAATGCCTGGCTCATTACCCGTTTGCGGCTCCCGCCGTTAATCGTAACGCTGGGAACCTTCTCGCTTTTCCGCGGCCTGGCCGAGGCCATTACTCACGGCGTCGATACGTTCACGGGCTTTCCTGATTCTTTTCTGAGGCTTGGGCAAGGCCAAATCCTCGGAGTACCGGCCCAAGCACCGCTGTTCATTGTCGTGACAATCCTCTTATGGCTTTTGGTTCATCGAACCACTTTCGGGCGCTCCTGGCGCGCGATTGGCCTTTCACCGGAGGGCGCCCGTTACTCCGGGATTCCTGTATCGCGCCGGATTGGGATGAGTTATGTGCTCACGGGCGCCATGGCGGGCCTGGCAGCGGTCATTTACACCTCGCGCCTGGGCCAAGCGCGAGCCGACGCCGGGGTGGGCTATGAACTCTATGCCATCACCGCCGTGGTCCTGGGGGGCACCAGCATCTTTGGTGGCGTCGGCTCAATGCATGGGACCCTGCTCGGGATAGCAGCCATTGCCATACTGGACAACGGCCTAGTCCATGCCCTGCAACCCCGCGAGTTCGCCGGTTTGCTCACCGGGGCTTTATTGCTGCTGGCGCTCTCCGGTTCTGTTCTGGCGAAAAAGATCGCGCTGGTCCGCGCGGCTCGGTACACTTCCGCCTCAGAAACTCAATCGCCAGCCCAATGA
- a CDS encoding sugar ABC transporter ATP-binding protein — MSQSLLRLTAISKAFGAVQALRAVSFDLLEGQVHALVGENGAGKSTLVKVMTGALQPDAGEIEVAGHAHRGLSPAQAHRLGIACIYQQPALFPDLTVAENIALRLEPASAFRRVDLAARRRRAQQLLERIGARISPEAEVNVLSMPEQQLVEIACALGAGARALIMDEPTASLTQKEQHLLFAIVRDLRNSGVGIVYITHRLEEVFTLADKVTVLRDGQTVATGTATDMTEASLIRLMVGREVSQIYPPLETDLGQVVLSLSGLGCSFSGLRDISLEVRRGEVLGLAGLVGAGRTELARVLFGITPADAGQMFIDGRQVAVQSPQQAIACGIGYVPEDRRRHGVILELSVAENITMAIHNRIFPGAWLRFAAERQLGLEYIRRLDIKTSCPEAPVNSLSGGNQQKVSVARWLATQPKVLILDEPTQGADVGAKGEIHRIIRRLAKQGLGVLLISSDLPEVIGMSDRIAVMRHGTVVDTLAAGSNPRDIMAAAFGRKEKAA, encoded by the coding sequence ATGTCCCAGTCGCTTCTCCGATTAACCGCTATCAGCAAGGCATTCGGCGCAGTTCAGGCGCTGCGGGCGGTTTCCTTCGATCTGCTCGAGGGGCAAGTTCATGCCCTGGTCGGCGAAAACGGGGCGGGCAAATCGACCCTGGTCAAAGTGATGACCGGTGCGTTGCAGCCCGATGCGGGCGAAATTGAAGTGGCCGGCCACGCGCACCGTGGCTTATCACCCGCCCAGGCTCATCGACTCGGGATAGCCTGTATCTATCAACAACCGGCGCTCTTCCCGGACCTCACGGTTGCCGAGAACATCGCCCTGCGTTTGGAACCGGCTTCTGCCTTCCGTCGTGTGGACTTGGCGGCGCGCCGCCGGCGGGCGCAGCAATTATTGGAGCGGATTGGCGCGCGGATTTCGCCCGAGGCGGAGGTCAACGTGCTGTCGATGCCTGAACAGCAATTGGTCGAGATAGCCTGCGCGTTGGGCGCAGGGGCCCGCGCGCTCATCATGGATGAACCGACGGCGTCGCTGACTCAAAAGGAGCAGCACCTCCTCTTTGCCATTGTCAGGGACCTGCGCAACAGCGGGGTGGGCATCGTGTACATCACTCACCGGCTCGAAGAAGTGTTCACCCTGGCAGACAAGGTCACCGTTCTGCGTGATGGCCAAACTGTCGCCACCGGGACGGCGACTGACATGACCGAGGCATCGCTGATTCGACTCATGGTCGGACGCGAGGTTTCCCAAATCTACCCACCCTTGGAGACTGATTTGGGACAAGTGGTCTTATCCTTGAGCGGGTTGGGGTGTTCCTTTTCCGGTCTGCGCGACATCAGCCTGGAAGTCCGGCGTGGCGAAGTGCTCGGGCTTGCCGGACTGGTCGGCGCTGGCCGCACAGAACTGGCGCGGGTGCTTTTTGGCATTACACCCGCTGATGCCGGCCAAATGTTCATCGATGGAAGACAGGTCGCTGTCCAGTCGCCACAGCAGGCGATTGCCTGCGGCATCGGCTACGTCCCGGAAGACCGGCGGCGTCATGGTGTCATTCTCGAACTTTCAGTGGCAGAGAATATCACCATGGCCATCCACAACCGCATTTTTCCAGGCGCCTGGCTGCGCTTTGCCGCCGAACGGCAACTTGGTCTCGAGTACATCCGCCGGCTCGACATCAAAACCAGCTGTCCCGAGGCCCCGGTCAATTCTCTCTCGGGCGGCAACCAGCAAAAGGTGTCGGTTGCGCGGTGGCTGGCAACCCAACCCAAGGTGCTCATTCTGGATGAGCCGACTCAGGGAGCGGATGTCGGGGCCAAGGGTGAGATACACCGGATTATCCGCCGGCTGGCAAAACAAGGGCTCGGGGTGTTGTTGATTTCAAGCGACCTTCCGGAGGTAATCGGAATGAGTGACCGGATAGCCGTCATGCGGCACGGCACGGTGGTGGACACGCTGGCCGCCGGGAGCAATCCGCGAGACATCATGGCTGCCGCTTTTGGGCGCAAGGAGAAGGCGGCGTGA